The Paraburkholderia sabiae genome includes a region encoding these proteins:
- a CDS encoding DoxX family protein, producing the protein MNRFSAPDAALLFLRVTASVLVLLVHGLPKALHYTSQLGAIEDPLHFGKTLTLAFAIFAEVVCPLLMIAGIATRLAALPIMLVSAIALGLVHREWSLDQGQFAWMLLIMFGTIAIGGAGRYRVALGSHRSAQREDRTAKP; encoded by the coding sequence ATGAACCGTTTCTCCGCCCCTGACGCCGCGCTGCTGTTTCTGCGCGTCACCGCGAGCGTGCTCGTGCTGCTCGTGCATGGACTGCCGAAGGCGCTCCATTACACGAGCCAGCTCGGCGCGATCGAAGACCCGCTGCATTTCGGCAAGACGCTGACGCTCGCGTTCGCGATCTTCGCTGAGGTCGTCTGTCCGCTGCTGATGATCGCGGGCATCGCGACGCGGCTTGCCGCGCTGCCGATCATGCTCGTCAGCGCGATCGCGCTCGGTCTGGTGCATCGCGAATGGTCGCTGGATCAGGGGCAATTCGCGTGGATGCTGCTGATCATGTTCGGCACGATTGCGATCGGCGGTGCGGGGCGGTATCGCGTTGCGCTCGGCTCGCATAGGTCGGCGCAACGTGAAGATCGAACAGCGAAGCCTTAA